A stretch of the Vigna radiata var. radiata cultivar VC1973A chromosome 9, Vradiata_ver6, whole genome shotgun sequence genome encodes the following:
- the LOC106772960 gene encoding uncharacterized protein LOC106772960, with protein sequence MQSSSSLYLSKSFFTTHHHLGFNHTLSSTHNSLSCLSSTLLKPCSTRLITAQAHKPNNHKRNGPKGGVRVRGNKENVWSIDNELAKVASSQKEKRRKRRVVKRKGEKGGRIIVSGAMLVEVETVLQTQEPVIKPVWNTFASSVSGIWKGVGAVFSPITAEMEPMEIGSKNENLYDCYTLSRIEAVPSVSGDRTSQIQRKVNWVTLNPYGEIQQHTKGINATKERKHKTGENVTNHALPTFESFDLKRGDVMEEDVMGCEPGLVYFEDGSYSRGPMDIPVGESDDTKYYISPTFKFEQCLVKGCHKRIRIVHTIEFSNGGSDIQIMRVAVYEEEWSSPASIDDLSDIELDVKPLSQRKRTKPSDLTGSWKVFEISATPVYGEESMAEEGTETPYVYLCTENLKKRNLPENTNYFGEEERLDMQDVTMLWLPGGVTCYVDINKDGILCIGVGWYSDEGINLVMERDYGLDGKLKEVRWKSEVKRRWSSPPPIE encoded by the exons ATGCAATCCTCTTCTTCCCTTTACCTCAGCAAGTCCTTCTTCACCACACACCACCACCTTGGCTTCAACCACACCCTCTCTTCCACCCACAATTCCCTTTCCTGTCTTTCCTCCACCCTCCTCAAGCCATGTTCCACAAGGCTCATAACAGCTCAGGCTCACAAGCCCAACAATCACAAGAGGAATGGTCCAAAAGGGGGTGTGAGGGTGAGGGGCAACAAGGAGAATGTGTGGAGCATTGACAATGAGCTTGCCAAGGTGGCTTCTTCTCAGAAggagaagaggaggaagaggagagTGGTGAAGAGGAAGGGGGAAAAGGGTGGAAGGATCATTGTTTCTGGGGCTATGTTGGTGGAGGTTGAGACTGTTCTTCAGACTCAG GAACCGGTGATAAAACCAGTTTGGAATACATTCGCTAGCAGTGTCAGTGGAATATGGAAGGGCGTAGGTGCTGTGTTCTCTCCCATAACAGCTGAAATGGAACCAATGGAAATAGGTAGCAAGAATGAAAATCTATATGACTGCTATACTCTTTCCCGTATAGAGGCAGTACCATCAGTTTCAGGTGATCGAACGTCTCAAATCCAGAGAAAGGTTAACTGGGTGACTTTGAACCCTTATGGAGAAATACAACAGCATACCAAAGGAATCAATGCAACCAAAGAAAGAAAGCACAAAACCGGCGAAAATGTGACAAATCATGCTTTGCCTACGTTTGAATCCTTTGACCTTAAAAGGGGTGATGTAATGGAAGAAGATGTCATGGGCTGTGAACCAGGCCTTGTTTACTTTGAA GATGGGTCTTATTCTCGAGGTCCTATGGATATTCCAGTGGGTGAATCCGATGATACAAAGTACTATATCTCACCAACTTTCAAGTTTGAACAA TGTTTGGTTAAAGGCTGTCACAAAAGAATCCGAATCGTCCATACCATAGAATTCAGTAATGGTGGTTCTGACATACAGATAATGAGAGTCGCTGTGTATGAAGAAGAATGGTCCAGTCCTGCTTCCATCGATGACTTAAG TGATATAGAGTTGGATGTGAAGCCATTGTCACAAAGAAAACGAACCAAGCCATCAGATTTGACAGGGTCATGGAAAGTCTTTGAGATCAGTGCGACTCCGGTGTACGGCGAGGAGAGCATGGCCGAAGAAGGTACCGAGACACCGTATGTGTACCTTTGTACAGAAAATCTGAAGAAAAGGAACCTCCCTGAGAACACGAACTACTTCGGCGAAGAGGAGCGGCTTGACATGCAGGATGTGACCATGCTGTGGCTTCCTGGAGGTGTGACATGCTATGTTGACATCAACAAGGATGGCATTCTTTGCATTGGAGTTGGTTGGTATTCAGATGAAGGGATCAATCTTGTGATGGAGAGAGACTATGGTTTGGATGGAAAGCTTAAAGAGGTGAGATGGAAATCAGAGGTGAAGAGAAGGTGGTCAAGTCCTCCTCCCATTGAATAA
- the LOC106772915 gene encoding pentatricopeptide repeat-containing protein At1g02150, translating into MSLLRVESSLHNQTLSLSSSLSYSLPFKPSSSTLPFARTRATCLPLVTCSVSKVHNYGTVDYERRPIVRWNDLYRRISLNPDPDMGSAEVLNRWENEGRNLTKWELSRVVKELRKYKKFRRALEVYDWINNRPERFRVSESDAAIQLDLIAKVRGFPSAEVFFLSLEDQLKNKRTYGALLNVYVHSRSKEKAESLFDTMRGKGYVVHPLPFNVMMTLYMNVKEYDKVDMLVSEMLEKKIQLDIYTYNIWLSSCGSQGSIEKMEQVFEQMEKDPTIIPNWSTFSTMASMYIRMDQTEKAEECLRNVENRIKGRDRIPFHYLLSLYGRIGNKDEVYRVWNTYKSVFPKNTPNLGYHAVISSLVKVDDIAGAEKLYKEWVSVKLSYDPRVGNLILDWYVEAGDMHKALSFFKQMKEDGGFPNSNTWEILSEGYIADKRISEALSCLKEAFMVANDSRSWRPKPLNLSAFLELCQEQGDLGSAETLTVLLKLSKFSKYKAYESFIGSSDDELSSKINTVDRTDDMHGSENMDGDSELLLNELESSF; encoded by the exons atgagtcTCCTTAGAGTTGAATCTTCTCTTCACAACCaaaccctttctctctcttcttcgcTCTCTTACTCTCTCCCCTTCAAGCCCTCTTCTTCCACTCTCCCCTTCGCTCGCACGCGCGCCACGTGCCTCCCCTTGGTAACGTGTTCCGTCTCCAAGGTCCACAACTATGGCACCGTGGACTACGAACGCCGCCCCATTGTGCGGTGGAACGACTTGTACCGCCGGATATCGCTCAACCCGGACCCCGACATGGGCTCCGCCGAGGTGCTCAACCGGTGGGAGAACGAAGGCAGAAACCTTACCAAGTGGGAGCTCTCCAGAGTTGTCAAGGAGTTGAGGAAGTACAAGAAGTTTCGGAGAGCCCTTGAG GTATATGATTGGATAAACAATAGACCAGAGCGGTTTAGAGTTTCTGAGAGTGATGCAGCAATTCAGTTAGATCTAATAGCAAAAGTTCGTGGGTTTCCTAGTGCAGAAGTATTTTTTCTGAGTCTGGAAGATCagttaaaaaataagagaaCTTACGGTGCCCTTTTGAATGTATATGTGCATTCCAGATCAAAGGAAAAGGCAGAATCTTTATTTGACACAATGAGGGGTAAAGGGTATGTAGTACATCCACTACCATTTAATGTAATGATGACCCTGTACATGAACGTAAAGGAATATGATAAAGTTGATATGCTGGTTTCTGAAATGTTGGAAAAAAAGATACAGTTAGATATCTACACATATAATATCTGGTTATCTTCTTGTGGATCTCAAGGATCAATAGAGAAGATGGAACAAGTGTTTGAACAGATGGAAAAGGACCCTACCATTATCCCTAACTGGTCTACGTTCAGCACAATGGCTTCAATGTACATTAGGATGGATCAGACTGAAAAAGCAGAAGAGTGCTTAAGAAATGTTGAGAATAGAATTAAAGGTCGTGATAGAATACCTTTTCATTATCTCCTGAGTTTATATGGACGTATTGGAAACAAAGACGAAGTTTATCGAGTTTGGAATACATACAAATCAGTTTTTCCAAAAAATACACCAAACTTGGGATACCATGCTGTTATTTCTTCTCTGGTTAAAGTGGATGATATTGCTGGTGCAGAAAAACTTTATAAGGAATGGGTTTCAGTAAAGTTAAGTTATGATCCTAGAGTAGGAAACCTTATCCTAGACTGGTATGTTGAGGCAGGTGATATGCACAAGGCTCTGAGTTTCTTCAAGCAGATGAAGGAGGATGGTGgttttccaaattcaaatacatgggAGATTCTCTCGGAGGGCTACATTGCAGATAAGAGGATTTCTGAGGCCTTGTCCTGCTTGAAAGAGGCTTTTATGGTTGCTAATGATTCAAGGAGTTGGAGACCAAAGCCCTTGAACTTGTCTGCATTCCTAGAGCTTTGCCAAGAGCAAGGTGACTTGGGAAGTGCTGAGACTTTAACTGTACTGTTGAAGCTGTCCaaatttagtaaatataaaGCTTATGAATCATTCATTGGTTCATCTGATGATGAATTATCAAGCAAGATTAATACAGTAGATAGAACTGATGATATGCATGGCAGTGAAAACATGGATGGTGACTCCGAATTGTTGTTGAATGAACTAGAAAGTAGCTTTTGA